A window of Rhododendron vialii isolate Sample 1 chromosome 11a, ASM3025357v1 contains these coding sequences:
- the LOC131308017 gene encoding auxin-responsive protein SAUR50-like: MAIRKSNKLPQAAVLKQILKRCSSLGKRHGGYDHDHDSLPLDVPKGHFAVYVGENRSRYIVPISFLTHPQFQCLLRRSEEEFGFDHEMGLTIPCEEVVFHSLTSTIR, encoded by the coding sequence ATGGCCattagaaaatcaaacaaactaCCACAAGCAGCAGTCCTCAAGCAAATCCTCAAGAGATGCTCCAGCTTGGGAAAGAGACACGGCGGCTACGACCATGACCATGATAGCCTCCCTCTCGACGTGCCAAAGGGTCATTTTGCAGTCTACGTCGGAGAAAACCGGAGCAGATACATCGTCCCGATCTCGTTCTTGACCCATCCTCAATTCCAATGCCTGCTTCGACGCTCTGAAGAAGAATTCGGGTTCGATCATGAGATGGGACTCACGATTCCTTGCGAAGAAGTGGTTTTTCACTCTCTAACATCGACGatcagatga